One genomic window of Amyelois transitella isolate CPQ chromosome 8, ilAmyTran1.1, whole genome shotgun sequence includes the following:
- the LOC132901996 gene encoding uncharacterized protein LOC132901996: MFTCISCNKEHSDGPVCCVCKNQFDFACAGVTETGFRRLGERRNNWRCPGCKSGSSLSPAATSPMPSQLDSIQEQLSRITFQLEPLKSLTADVAVIKAEMSDLKASVEMAHSAFASLDARVKSVEKALTEIPDLQEEVCRLRQELEDRDQWARANNVEIRGVPLRKGENLYEIAERIGELSNFPIRRESISYIARIPTRVPDAEKPIIISFNNRYIKEDLVASARKSKQLTLAGLGFSATGPFYVNDHLTQKNKTLLSKARSLARETDFRYVWVKHAKIMARKSDTSPVFIIRNEKDLLKIV; encoded by the coding sequence ATGTTCACCTGTATCAGTTGCAATAAGGAGCACTCAGATGGGCCGGTGTGCTGTGTTTGTAAGAACCAGTTCGACTTCGCATGTGCCGGCGTCACAGAAACCGGGTTTAGAAGACTGGGTGAAAGAAGAAATAACTGGCGGTGCCCTGGGTGTAAGTCCGGATCTTCACTTTCGCCTGCCGCAACATCCCCAATGCCTTCCCAGTTGGACAGTATACAGGAGCAGTTGAGTCGGATCACTTTCCAGCTGGAGCCGTTGAAGTCTCTCACGGCAGATGTTGCCGTTATCAAGGCCGAAATGTCAGATTTAAAAGCCTCTGTTGAAATGGCTCACTCGGCTTTTGCGTCTTTGGATGCTCGCGTCAAAAGTGTTGAAAAGGCTTTGACAGAGATCCCTGATTTGCAggaggaagtatgcagacTGCGGCAAGAGCTTGAGGATAGGGATCAGTGGGCTCGAGCGAACAATGTCGAGATCCGTGGGGTACCCTTAAGGAAGGGAGAAAATCTATATGAGATTGCGGAAAGGATAGGGGAGTTGAGTAATTTCCCTATAAGAAGGGAATCTATAAGCTACATTGCGAGGATACCTACTCGAGTGCCTGATGCTGAGAAACCTATAATAATATCGtttaataatagatatattaaaGAAGATTTGGTGGCGTCCGCGCGTAAAAGCAAGCAGCTTACGCTCGCAGGTTTGGGTTTCTCTGCTACTGGTCCGTTCTACGTAAACGACCATCTGACCCAGAAGAATAAGACCTTGTTAAGTAAGGCGAGATCACTGGCTCGAGAGACGGATTTCAGATATGTTTGGGTGAAGCATGCAAAAATAATGGCCAGAAAATCCGACACGTCacctgtttttattataagaaacGAAAAAgaccttttaaaaatagtttaa